A window from Roseburia sp. 499 encodes these proteins:
- a CDS encoding electron transfer flavoprotein subunit alpha/FixB family protein, giving the protein MGLEAYKGVFVFAQQVDNVLDGVAFELLGKGKDLAKDLNTDVTAVLIGSGVKGLVDELAEYGADKVIVVDDPELKDYRTEPYAHALASVINEYKPEIMLVGATAIGRDLGPTVSARVATGLTADCTVLEIGDFPINPVAGQEQKHNQLLMTRPAFGGNTIATIACPDNRPQMATVRPGVMQKIAPVKGAKAEVIEYNPGFTPNNRYVEILNVVKAVKNTANIMDAKVLVSGGRGVGSKENFKMLEELAEVLGGTVSCSRAAVENGWLPVDLQVGQTGKTVRPQIYFAIGISGAIQHVSGMEDSDLIIAINKDEAAPIFDVADYGLVGDLNKIVPALTKALKAEMEA; this is encoded by the coding sequence ATGGGTTTAGAAGCATATAAAGGAGTATTTGTCTTTGCACAGCAGGTAGACAACGTTTTAGATGGCGTTGCATTCGAATTACTTGGTAAAGGTAAAGACTTAGCAAAAGATTTAAATACAGACGTAACAGCAGTATTAATCGGATCTGGTGTAAAAGGTCTTGTTGATGAATTAGCTGAGTACGGAGCAGATAAGGTTATCGTTGTTGATGATCCAGAATTAAAAGATTATAGAACAGAGCCATATGCACATGCACTTGCATCTGTTATCAATGAGTATAAACCAGAAATCATGTTAGTTGGTGCAACCGCAATTGGTCGTGACCTTGGTCCTACTGTTTCTGCAAGAGTAGCAACAGGTCTTACAGCAGACTGTACAGTACTTGAAATTGGTGATTTCCCAATCAACCCAGTAGCAGGTCAGGAACAGAAACACAATCAGTTGTTAATGACACGTCCTGCATTCGGCGGAAATACAATCGCTACTATCGCTTGCCCAGACAATCGTCCTCAGATGGCAACTGTTCGTCCAGGCGTTATGCAGAAAATTGCTCCAGTAAAAGGCGCAAAAGCAGAAGTAATCGAATACAATCCAGGATTTACACCAAACAACAGATATGTTGAAATCTTAAATGTTGTTAAGGCTGTAAAGAATACTGCAAACATCATGGATGCAAAAGTATTAGTATCCGGTGGTCGTGGAGTTGGTTCTAAGGAAAACTTCAAGATGTTAGAGGAACTTGCAGAAGTATTAGGCGGAACAGTAAGTTGTTCTCGTGCAGCTGTTGAAAATGGCTGGTTACCAGTAGACCTTCAGGTTGGACAGACTGGTAAGACAGTTCGTCCTCAGATTTACTTCGCAATTGGTATTTCCGGAGCAATCCAGCACGTTTCCGGTATGGAAGATTCTGATCTTATCATTGCAATCAACAAAGACGAAGCTGCTCCTATCTTTGATGTAGCAGACTATGGTTTGGTTGGAGATTTGAACAAAATCGTTCCTGCTTTAACTAAGGCTTTAAAGGCTGAAATGGAAGCGTAA
- a CDS encoding DUF5692 family protein has translation MLFHVYGSHAVGQWIAMIGVLIALILLNEFARRTKAGGLIMFGAIPAILTIYFIVIAVAAGSGAQWALENQTYMYMNGWFHYAKLYAALAGCIGFMMIKYEWGIGKKHWFKVFPFAIVAINILIAVASDFESAINGWNSWWLSSEGVWLYGGWHNVMNGIAGLLNILCMTGWWAVYSSKDKKDMIWPDMIWVYILAYDVWNFAYTYNCLPTHAWFCGVALLLAPTIAALLWNKGGWIMNRANTLCIWCMFAQVFPLFQETFHDGTQYFPWATITTQYADGTVNNIVEGTAINADPTAMTVVSALALIVNVITFVYIVYKAVKKKTNPYKGEIFTEFKYYKDASARAEIK, from the coding sequence ATGTTGTTTCATGTCTATGGAAGTCATGCAGTAGGTCAGTGGATAGCCATGATTGGGGTACTGATTGCATTGATTCTTCTAAATGAGTTTGCGAGGAGAACAAAAGCAGGCGGATTAATTATGTTTGGTGCAATACCGGCTATACTTACAATTTATTTTATTGTAATTGCAGTAGCAGCAGGTAGTGGAGCTCAGTGGGCGTTGGAAAATCAGACATATATGTATATGAACGGTTGGTTCCATTATGCCAAGTTATATGCTGCGTTAGCAGGATGTATTGGATTTATGATGATTAAATATGAATGGGGAATCGGAAAAAAGCATTGGTTCAAAGTATTTCCATTTGCCATTGTTGCAATTAATATACTCATTGCAGTAGCTAGCGATTTTGAATCTGCTATTAACGGTTGGAACAGTTGGTGGCTTTCATCTGAAGGTGTATGGTTGTATGGTGGTTGGCATAATGTGATGAACGGAATAGCAGGTCTTTTAAATATTTTATGTATGACAGGATGGTGGGCAGTATATTCTTCCAAAGATAAAAAGGATATGATTTGGCCGGATATGATTTGGGTATATATCCTTGCTTATGATGTATGGAATTTTGCTTACACATATAATTGTTTGCCGACACATGCATGGTTCTGTGGTGTAGCATTACTTTTAGCACCAACCATTGCTGCGTTGCTTTGGAATAAGGGCGGTTGGATTATGAATCGAGCCAATACCCTGTGTATTTGGTGTATGTTTGCACAAGTATTTCCGCTGTTTCAGGAAACATTCCATGATGGAACACAGTATTTTCCATGGGCAACTATTACTACTCAGTATGCAGATGGAACAGTAAACAATATCGTAGAAGGAACTGCAATTAATGCAGATCCAACGGCTATGACGGTGGTAAGTGCATTGGCTTTGATTGTGAATGTAATTACTTTTGTATACATTGTATATAAAGCAGTTAAGAAAAAAACAAATCCGTATAAGGGTGAGATATTTACAGAGTTTAAGTATTATAAGGATGCATCAGCAAGAGCTGAGATAAAATAG
- the hypB gene encoding hydrogenase nickel incorporation protein HypB → MKNYKIIEVKRSIFEDNDVDAEKLRTELKKEGTFLLNLMSSPGAGKTTTLKRTISLLKDEMKMGVMEADIDSDVDAAAIEETGVPVIQIHTGGMCHLDADMTRQGIREFNTANMDFVVLENVGNLVCPAEFDTGSTKNAMILSVPEGDDKPLKYPLMFSICDVVLINKCDTLSVFDDFDKVAVKERIQKLNPNAKVIYVSAKTGEGFEEWINWIRREVEEYKKGE, encoded by the coding sequence ATGAAAAATTATAAAATCATTGAGGTCAAAAGAAGTATTTTCGAGGATAATGATGTGGATGCTGAAAAACTTCGTACAGAGCTAAAGAAAGAGGGAACTTTTTTGCTGAATCTTATGTCGTCGCCGGGAGCAGGTAAGACAACGACCTTAAAGCGAACCATTTCTCTATTGAAGGATGAAATGAAGATGGGAGTTATGGAGGCGGATATTGATTCAGATGTAGATGCAGCAGCTATCGAAGAAACGGGGGTACCTGTAATTCAGATTCATACAGGAGGTATGTGTCATTTGGATGCGGATATGACGCGTCAGGGAATCCGGGAATTCAATACAGCCAATATGGATTTCGTGGTATTGGAAAATGTAGGAAACCTAGTCTGTCCGGCGGAATTTGATACAGGAAGTACAAAGAATGCCATGATTCTTTCGGTACCGGAAGGAGATGATAAGCCCCTAAAGTATCCGTTGATGTTTTCTATTTGTGATGTAGTGTTGATAAATAAATGTGATACACTATCTGTTTTCGATGATTTTGATAAAGTAGCAGTGAAGGAGCGTATTCAAAAACTGAATCCAAATGCAAAGGTTATTTATGTGTCTGCGAAAACCGGAGAAGGATTTGAAGAGTGGATAAACTGGATTCGCAGGGAAGTTGAAGAGTACAAGAAAGGAGAATAG
- a CDS encoding FAD-dependent oxidoreductase, which yields MADKLFPNPNPEAPFREPIAKLAKVVTDRIPVVLGKEKITKDSPEYIGLAAICTDEMAEIAIKMGKRKPRTLEDMVKLTGKDKKYLEDILQQMAINGVIEYNWENPERQKQYVLPMFVPGSAEFANMNKELLEEHPELGRFFERMSRIPLEKVTPMVPPGGAGIGMHVIPVERAIEMENKSVSLEHISHWLDKYDGKYAASPCSCRRSRKTFDEGCADDPEGWCIAVGDMADFVVETNKGGRYIDREEVLEIMRQAEENGFVHQITNIDGEDKIFAICNCNVNVCYALRTSQLFNTPNMSRSAYVARVNKEDCVACGRCVEYCPAGAVKLGQKLCKKDGSTISYPKQPLPSEVPWGPHMWTEDYRDKNRINCYDTGTAPCKTACPAHIAIQGYLKMAAQGRYQDALALIKKENPLPAVCGRVCNRRCEDACTRGKVDEAIAIDEVKKFIAEQDLNAETRYIPKKVVPSLKGEFLEKIAIIGGGPAGLSCAFYLAEKGYHPTIFEKNERAGGMLVYGIPSFKLEKDVVQAEIEIIEAMGVTIKTGVEVGKDITLDELRQQGYQAFYIAIGCQGGRKAGIPGEDAKGVATAVEFLREVSAKESYSIEGDVVVIGGGNVAIDVARSSERCGAPKVSMYCLESRDTMPASEEEIAEAEEEGVLINGGWGPKEILTEEGRVKGIVLKKCLSVKDENGNFYPTYDEEDTITVPCRHVFLSVGQSIEWGDLLKGSKVELGRGNGAVADSLTYQTAEPDIFVGGDVYTGPKFAIDAIAAGKEGAISIHRYVQPHSSLTIGRNRRDFVELDKENIRLENYDNSSRQIPGQDMSIDHKKSFRDAKLPFTEEQVRTETARCLSCGASVVDENRCIGCGVCTTKCEFDAIHLYRENPACSTMHKSEDKLKYILPYGAKQAIKVKFSRKKKPETP from the coding sequence ATGGCAGATAAATTATTTCCAAATCCAAACCCAGAAGCACCATTTCGTGAGCCTATTGCAAAATTGGCGAAGGTGGTAACAGATCGAATTCCCGTGGTGCTAGGAAAAGAAAAGATTACAAAAGACTCCCCGGAATACATAGGACTTGCAGCCATTTGTACTGATGAGATGGCAGAGATTGCAATCAAAATGGGCAAACGTAAGCCAAGGACACTGGAAGACATGGTAAAACTTACCGGAAAAGACAAAAAATATCTGGAGGATATATTGCAACAAATGGCAATCAATGGTGTCATTGAGTATAACTGGGAGAATCCAGAGCGGCAGAAACAGTATGTGTTGCCGATGTTTGTTCCTGGTAGTGCAGAGTTTGCAAATATGAATAAAGAACTTCTGGAGGAACATCCGGAACTGGGGCGTTTCTTTGAAAGAATGAGCCGAATTCCATTAGAAAAGGTTACGCCAATGGTGCCGCCTGGAGGAGCAGGAATTGGTATGCATGTGATTCCGGTGGAACGGGCAATTGAGATGGAGAACAAGTCTGTTTCTTTAGAACATATTTCTCATTGGTTAGATAAATATGATGGGAAATACGCAGCAAGTCCGTGTTCCTGTCGCCGCTCTCGAAAAACTTTTGATGAAGGGTGCGCGGACGACCCGGAAGGATGGTGTATCGCAGTTGGTGATATGGCAGACTTTGTGGTAGAGACAAATAAGGGTGGACGGTATATTGATAGAGAAGAAGTGCTTGAGATTATGCGGCAGGCAGAAGAAAATGGGTTTGTACATCAGATTACGAATATTGATGGAGAAGATAAAATTTTTGCTATCTGTAACTGTAATGTGAATGTATGCTATGCACTTCGTACTTCACAATTGTTTAATACACCAAATATGTCACGTTCTGCTTATGTTGCAAGAGTAAATAAAGAAGATTGTGTAGCCTGTGGCAGATGTGTGGAGTATTGTCCGGCAGGAGCTGTAAAATTAGGACAGAAATTATGCAAAAAAGATGGCAGTACGATTTCATATCCTAAGCAGCCACTTCCATCCGAGGTTCCTTGGGGACCCCATATGTGGACAGAAGATTATCGTGATAAGAATCGTATTAATTGTTACGATACCGGAACAGCACCTTGTAAAACTGCCTGTCCTGCGCATATAGCGATTCAAGGATATCTTAAGATGGCGGCACAGGGCAGATATCAGGATGCATTGGCACTGATAAAAAAAGAGAACCCTCTTCCGGCGGTTTGCGGAAGAGTTTGTAATCGACGCTGTGAGGATGCATGTACTCGTGGAAAAGTAGACGAAGCAATTGCTATCGATGAGGTAAAAAAATTCATTGCAGAACAAGATTTGAATGCTGAGACACGTTATATTCCGAAAAAGGTTGTTCCGTCTCTTAAGGGAGAGTTTTTGGAGAAAATTGCAATTATTGGCGGAGGACCGGCGGGATTAAGTTGTGCATTCTATTTAGCAGAGAAAGGATATCATCCAACCATTTTTGAGAAAAACGAACGGGCAGGAGGAATGTTGGTGTATGGAATTCCTTCCTTCAAGTTGGAAAAGGATGTAGTGCAAGCTGAGATTGAGATAATTGAAGCAATGGGCGTTACAATCAAAACCGGTGTAGAGGTGGGAAAGGACATTACCCTTGATGAATTAAGGCAACAGGGGTATCAGGCATTTTATATTGCCATTGGATGTCAAGGTGGCAGAAAAGCAGGAATTCCGGGAGAAGATGCAAAAGGCGTTGCTACAGCCGTTGAGTTTTTGCGGGAGGTTAGCGCAAAAGAATCCTATTCTATTGAAGGAGACGTAGTTGTTATTGGCGGAGGTAATGTTGCGATAGATGTTGCTCGGAGTAGTGAACGTTGTGGAGCACCTAAGGTATCCATGTATTGTTTAGAAAGCCGTGACACCATGCCGGCATCGGAAGAAGAAATTGCAGAAGCAGAGGAAGAAGGCGTTCTTATCAATGGAGGCTGGGGACCCAAAGAAATTCTTACGGAAGAAGGCAGGGTGAAAGGGATTGTCTTGAAAAAATGTCTTTCCGTTAAGGATGAAAATGGAAACTTTTATCCAACTTACGATGAAGAAGATACCATTACTGTTCCATGCAGACATGTATTCTTATCAGTGGGGCAAAGTATTGAATGGGGTGATTTGCTGAAAGGTTCTAAAGTGGAGCTGGGACGTGGCAATGGTGCAGTAGCAGATTCACTGACTTATCAGACTGCGGAGCCGGATATTTTTGTTGGAGGCGACGTTTATACAGGACCGAAGTTTGCCATCGATGCCATAGCAGCAGGAAAGGAAGGAGCAATTTCCATTCACCGCTATGTACAACCACATAGCAGTCTGACAATTGGGCGTAATCGTAGGGATTTTGTGGAATTGGATAAAGAAAATATCAGATTGGAGAATTATGATAATTCCAGCCGCCAGATTCCGGGACAGGATATGTCCATCGACCATAAGAAATCCTTCCGTGATGCAAAACTTCCGTTTACGGAGGAACAGGTGCGGACAGAAACAGCACGATGCTTAAGCTGTGGTGCTTCTGTGGTGGATGAAAATCGTTGTATTGGATGTGGAGTATGTACGACCAAGTGTGAGTTTGATGCAATACATTTGTACCGTGAGAATCCTGCGTGCAGCACTATGCATAAGAGTGAAGATAAATTGAAATATATTCTACCATATGGAGCAAAGCAGGCAATTAAGGTGAAATTTTCTAGGAAAAAGAAGCCGGAGACCCCATAA
- a CDS encoding hydrogenase maturation nickel metallochaperone HypA, whose translation MHELGVVFHVIKMVEEVAEENSLTEIKSVTLELGEVSTVIEEYLQKCWKWATASRTEIMKEAKLLVETIPAVTYCENCGETYGTVEYGKICPYCQSPQTYLLQGNEFNIKEIEAR comes from the coding sequence ATGCATGAACTTGGAGTAGTATTTCATGTAATCAAAATGGTAGAGGAAGTTGCTGAGGAAAATTCTCTTACAGAAATTAAATCTGTTACGTTAGAGTTAGGAGAAGTATCCACGGTGATAGAGGAATATCTGCAAAAGTGCTGGAAGTGGGCAACGGCAAGTCGTACGGAGATTATGAAGGAAGCAAAGCTTTTGGTAGAAACGATTCCGGCGGTCACTTATTGCGAGAACTGTGGCGAGACTTACGGAACGGTGGAATATGGAAAAATATGTCCATATTGTCAGAGTCCACAGACTTATTTATTGCAGGGGAATGAATTTAATATTAAGGAAATAGAAGCAAGGTGA
- the mgtE gene encoding magnesium transporter codes for MEMNNEKEIRKESDIMPEKPDYAKELEAIIKSNASDVEIREQLEDYHENDIADVLEELTSEERKKLYRILGKETVSEIFTYLEDVEIYINELDSEVAADIIESMDADDAVDVLDELEEEKSQELIELLDEESRHDIDLIHSYDEDEIGSRMTTNFIVIRKDVTVRQAMKALVDQAAENDNIGTVYVEESDETFYGAIDLKDLIIARDYTKLEDLISTSYPYVYAKETVEQCIEDLKDYSEDSIPVLDNDNRILGVITAQDLIEVVDEEMGEDYAMLGGLTAEEDMQEPIFQSIRKRIPWLVVLLFLALGVSVVVGMFEKVVAELTMVMAFQSLILGMSGNVGTQSLAVTIRVLMDENLSAKEKMYLVWKETRVGFLNGVILGVLAFGIIGIYILVIKQKTVLFAFSVSGCIGMALITAMMISGFTGAMIPIIFKKMKIDPAVASGPLISTINDLVGVVVYYGMAWVFLINILHLNLL; via the coding sequence ATGGAAATGAACAATGAAAAAGAAATACGAAAAGAATCGGATATCATGCCGGAAAAACCGGATTATGCCAAAGAACTGGAAGCTATCATCAAAAGTAATGCGTCAGATGTTGAAATAAGAGAACAGTTAGAAGATTATCATGAAAATGACATTGCAGATGTATTAGAAGAATTGACATCGGAAGAGAGGAAAAAACTCTATCGGATTTTGGGAAAGGAAACCGTTTCAGAGATTTTTACCTATTTAGAAGATGTAGAGATTTATATTAATGAATTGGATTCCGAAGTAGCAGCAGATATTATTGAATCCATGGATGCGGATGACGCGGTAGATGTTCTGGATGAACTGGAGGAAGAAAAGAGCCAGGAGTTAATTGAATTGCTGGACGAAGAATCCAGACATGACATTGATTTGATTCATTCTTATGATGAAGATGAAATCGGTAGTCGCATGACGACGAATTTCATTGTGATAAGGAAGGACGTTACAGTACGTCAGGCTATGAAGGCTCTGGTGGATCAGGCGGCAGAGAATGATAATATCGGAACGGTATATGTAGAAGAAAGTGATGAAACCTTTTATGGTGCCATTGATTTGAAGGATTTGATTATTGCCAGAGATTATACCAAGCTGGAAGACTTGATTAGTACTTCTTATCCGTATGTATACGCAAAAGAAACAGTAGAACAGTGTATTGAAGATTTGAAGGATTATTCCGAGGATTCCATTCCGGTACTGGATAACGATAATCGAATTCTGGGTGTTATTACGGCACAGGATTTGATTGAAGTAGTGGATGAAGAAATGGGTGAAGACTACGCCATGTTGGGAGGTCTTACTGCAGAAGAAGATATGCAGGAGCCAATATTTCAGAGTATTCGGAAACGTATTCCGTGGTTAGTCGTATTGCTGTTTTTAGCCCTTGGAGTTTCCGTGGTAGTAGGAATGTTTGAAAAGGTTGTAGCAGAGCTTACCATGGTAATGGCATTCCAGTCATTGATTCTTGGTATGTCCGGAAATGTGGGAACACAGTCATTGGCAGTTACCATTCGTGTGTTGATGGATGAAAATCTTTCTGCAAAAGAAAAGATGTATTTGGTGTGGAAGGAAACAAGGGTGGGCTTTTTAAATGGAGTAATTCTTGGTGTTCTGGCATTTGGAATCATTGGTATATATATTCTGGTAATAAAGCAGAAAACAGTGTTGTTTGCTTTTTCCGTATCCGGGTGTATTGGCATGGCATTGATAACAGCGATGATGATTTCCGGATTTACCGGAGCAATGATACCGATTATATTTAAGAAAATGAAGATTGATCCGGCAGTTGCATCCGGCCCTTTGATTAGTACCATAAATGACTTGGTGGGAGTTGTAGTTTATTATGGAATGGCATGGGTATTTCTGATAAATATCCTTCATCTGAATTTGTTGTAA
- a CDS encoding CapA family protein: MNKRRRTGIFLVMFCCMMCGCARVKEENRKETIEQQVSETVQENNISEVSKNQINDLTDAIEQILDRADRAFISGYLVDESFFMWLSGQYGEDCIYSLADAVMEKPQDCESWYKFTGKSIHVLWLEYCEHTGFQSYALENVYQKECADIGQVVMDFTGDINLSEGWSTTEYMDSQANGMEDCMSSALLEEMRNVDILMINNEYTYSTRGEPLEGKTYTFRANPERVKVLETLGADIVSVANNHVYDYGAEALVDTLETLENAEIPYVGAGRNLADAMKPVSFIANGRKITIVSATQIERSTNYTKEATENSPGVLKTLNPDKFITVIEKARKNSDYVIVFVHWGTEGTNHYGSDQVTLGRQFIDAGADVIIGGHTHCLQGFEYYNGKPIIYSLGNFWFNDKTLDTGLSQVVIHTDTNEIDFRFLPCIQRGGVTSLVEETGEKQRILDFMQEISASGITVNSEGYVYEE; this comes from the coding sequence ATGAACAAAAGACGACGAACCGGGATTTTTCTGGTGATGTTCTGTTGTATGATGTGCGGCTGTGCAAGGGTTAAAGAAGAGAACAGAAAAGAAACGATAGAGCAGCAGGTTTCGGAAACGGTACAGGAGAACAACATTTCAGAAGTGTCTAAAAATCAAATAAATGATTTGACTGATGCAATAGAACAGATTCTGGACCGTGCTGACAGAGCATTTATTAGTGGATATCTGGTAGATGAATCGTTTTTTATGTGGTTGTCCGGACAGTATGGCGAGGATTGTATTTATAGTTTGGCAGATGCTGTAATGGAGAAACCGCAGGATTGTGAGAGCTGGTATAAGTTTACAGGAAAGTCTATCCATGTATTGTGGTTGGAGTATTGTGAGCACACAGGATTTCAAAGTTATGCGCTTGAAAATGTGTATCAAAAGGAATGTGCAGATATTGGACAGGTAGTTATGGATTTTACCGGAGATATTAATCTTTCTGAGGGATGGTCCACAACAGAATATATGGATTCGCAGGCAAATGGCATGGAGGATTGTATGTCATCGGCATTGCTGGAAGAGATGCGCAACGTAGATATTCTTATGATAAATAATGAATATACCTATAGCACAAGGGGCGAGCCATTGGAAGGAAAGACATATACTTTTCGAGCGAATCCGGAGCGCGTAAAGGTACTAGAGACTCTTGGAGCGGATATTGTATCTGTGGCAAATAATCATGTGTATGATTATGGAGCAGAGGCTTTAGTAGATACGTTGGAAACTTTGGAAAATGCAGAAATTCCTTATGTAGGAGCTGGACGAAATCTTGCAGATGCCATGAAGCCGGTTTCTTTTATTGCAAATGGACGCAAGATTACGATTGTATCGGCTACTCAGATAGAACGTTCCACCAATTATACGAAAGAAGCAACGGAGAATAGTCCGGGAGTGTTAAAGACCTTAAATCCGGACAAGTTTATTACTGTGATTGAAAAGGCAAGAAAAAACAGTGACTATGTGATTGTTTTTGTTCATTGGGGGACGGAAGGAACGAATCACTATGGAAGTGATCAGGTTACGCTGGGACGGCAGTTTATAGATGCGGGAGCAGATGTGATTATTGGTGGACATACGCATTGCCTTCAGGGATTTGAGTATTATAATGGAAAGCCTATTATTTACAGTCTCGGAAATTTTTGGTTTAATGATAAAACACTGGATACGGGATTATCTCAGGTTGTTATTCATACAGATACCAATGAGATAGATTTTCGATTCCTGCCATGTATTCAGCGCGGAGGTGTTACCTCGTTGGTAGAAGAGACAGGAGAAAAACAGCGAATTCTTGATTTTATGCAGGAGATTTCTGCGTCGGGAATTACTGTGAATAGTGAAGGCTATGTATATGAAGAATAG
- the gpmI gene encoding 2,3-bisphosphoglycerate-independent phosphoglycerate mutase encodes MSKKPTVLMILDGFGLNEEHKANAVYEAKKPNIDALMKEYPFVRGYASGLAVGLPDGQMGNSEVGHLNMGAGRIVYQELTRITKEIEDGDFFKNEALLAGMKNVKDNNSALHLYGLLSDGGVHSHNTHLYGLLEMAKREGIEKVYVHCFLDGRDTAPTSGKGFMEELESKMKEIGVGEIASVTGRYYAMDRDNRWDRVEAAYNAVANGEGKKVSNAVEAVAASYAEDVTDEFVVPTVVEKDGKPVATVNDKDTVIFFNFRPDRAREITRAFCADDFDGFNRGARKDVTYVCFTEYDVTIPNKTVAFHKVELTNTFGQFLADNGKTQARIAETEKYAHVTFFFNGGVEEPNQGEDRILVKSPKVATYDLKPEMSAYEVCDKLVDAIKSDKYDVIIINFANPDMVGHTGVEAAAIAAVEAVDTCVGKAVEAIKEVDGTMFICADHGNAEQLLDYETGESFTAHTTNPVPFILVNYDPAYTLREGGCLADIAPTLIEIMGMKQPAEMTGKSLLVRK; translated from the coding sequence ATGAGTAAGAAACCTACCGTATTAATGATTCTGGATGGATTTGGCTTAAATGAAGAACATAAGGCAAATGCTGTTTATGAAGCAAAGAAGCCTAATATTGATGCATTGATGAAGGAATATCCATTTGTAAGAGGATATGCAAGTGGACTTGCAGTAGGACTTCCGGATGGACAGATGGGTAACTCCGAAGTAGGACATCTGAATATGGGTGCCGGAAGAATTGTATATCAGGAATTGACCAGAATTACGAAGGAAATCGAAGATGGAGATTTCTTCAAGAATGAAGCATTACTGGCAGGAATGAAAAATGTAAAGGACAATAATTCTGCACTTCATTTATATGGATTGTTGTCTGATGGTGGTGTACACAGCCATAATACACATTTATACGGACTTTTAGAGATGGCAAAAAGAGAAGGAATTGAAAAAGTATATGTACATTGCTTCTTGGATGGACGTGATACTGCACCAACTTCCGGTAAAGGATTTATGGAAGAATTAGAAAGCAAAATGAAAGAAATCGGTGTAGGTGAAATTGCTTCTGTAACCGGACGTTACTATGCAATGGACCGTGATAATCGTTGGGACCGTGTAGAAGCAGCTTATAATGCAGTGGCAAATGGAGAAGGAAAGAAAGTTTCTAATGCAGTAGAAGCAGTAGCAGCTTCCTATGCAGAGGATGTGACAGACGAATTCGTAGTACCTACTGTAGTAGAGAAAGACGGAAAGCCGGTTGCAACTGTAAATGATAAAGACACTGTTATCTTCTTTAACTTCCGTCCGGACCGTGCAAGAGAAATTACCAGAGCTTTCTGTGCAGATGATTTTGATGGATTTAATAGAGGAGCAAGAAAAGATGTAACTTATGTTTGCTTCACAGAATACGATGTAACCATTCCAAATAAAACAGTTGCATTCCATAAGGTAGAGTTGACAAATACTTTTGGTCAGTTCCTTGCTGATAATGGAAAGACTCAGGCAAGAATTGCTGAAACAGAGAAATATGCGCATGTTACTTTCTTCTTTAATGGTGGCGTAGAAGAACCAAATCAGGGAGAAGACAGAATTTTAGTAAAATCTCCAAAAGTAGCAACTTATGATTTGAAGCCGGAAATGAGTGCTTATGAAGTTTGCGATAAATTGGTAGATGCTATTAAGTCTGACAAATATGATGTAATTATCATTAACTTTGCAAATCCGGATATGGTAGGACATACCGGAGTAGAGGCAGCAGCAATTGCAGCAGTAGAAGCAGTAGATACTTGCGTTGGAAAAGCTGTGGAAGCAATTAAGGAAGTGGATGGAACTATGTTTATTTGTGCAGACCACGGAAATGCAGAACAGTTACTGGATTATGAAACCGGTGAAAGCTTTACTGCACATACCACAAATCCGGTACCATTTATTTTAGTAAATTATGACCCGGCATATACTTTAAGAGAAGGTGGATGTTTAGCAGATATTGCTCCAACTCTTATTGAGATTATGGGAATGAAGCAGCCGGCAGAAATGACAGGAAAGTCTCTGTTGGTAAGAAAATAA
- a CDS encoding PilZ domain-containing protein: MIEKRRSLRVPIHLTLSICDLYKQDVSGIHHLEAPIDVTDISEHGVGFTSECILPLDYFFHASVNFNDGITYTATLQIIRCDIIDASHYAYGGEFVNPQPDLLKKIREHDSIRS; the protein is encoded by the coding sequence ATGATAGAAAAACGAAGAAGTCTTAGAGTTCCCATACATCTCACCTTAAGCATCTGCGACCTTTATAAACAGGATGTTTCCGGGATTCATCATCTCGAAGCTCCTATTGATGTTACTGATATTTCAGAGCACGGTGTAGGCTTTACTTCGGAATGTATTTTGCCTCTGGATTATTTCTTCCATGCTTCTGTTAATTTTAATGATGGAATTACATATACCGCAACTCTTCAGATTATTCGCTGTGATATTATAGATGCTTCTCACTATGCTTATGGTGGAGAATTTGTAAATCCTCAACCAGATTTACTAAAAAAAATTCGTGAACATGATTCTATTCGTTCCTAA